Below is a window of Picosynechococcus sp. PCC 7002 DNA.
ATTTTGTTGAACCTGTGTCCCAAGAAGAATTGGAACTCGGCGATTTAATTTTCTTTGCCAAAGAGCAACGCATTGATCACGTCGCCCTATACCTCGGGGAGGGCTATTATATCCATAGCTCCGGCATCGAGATGGGCCGCAATGGCATTGGCATCGATCGCCTCTGGGAGCCGTGGGATATGATTAGCCGCGCCTACCACCAGACCCTCTGCGGTTTTGGTCGCGTCATGGAAAGTTACGCCCCACCGTCCTTAGCTTGTCAAATTTAACCACCATTGATGTCTAGTCCTGCCCCGATTACCGAAGCGCCTACCACGACTCAAACTCTGTCGATTGTGGTGCCCATCTACAACGAAGTGGAAAGTCTGCCGCACCTCCTCCAGGCGATCGCCTCGGTGATGCAAGCCCATAACTATGCCTACGAAATTATCTGTGTGGACGATGGCTCTAAGGATGGCTCTACGGCACTCTTAAAAAAATTAGCCACCGAGCGGGAAGACCTGCGGGCGATTATTTTGCGGCGCAACTACGGCCAAACTCCAGCAATGGCAGCGGGATTCCAACACGCCCAAGGGGAGATCATTATTTCCCTAGATGCAGATTTACAAAATGATCCGGCGGATATCCCCAACCTGCTCCAAAAAATGAACGAAGGTTATGATCTCGTCAGCGGTTGGCGCAAGGAACGACAGGATAACCAGTGGACGCGGCTTCTCCCTTCAAAAATTGCCAATGCCCTGATCCGTCGGGTAACGGGGGTCAATCTCCATGATTATGGCTGTTCCCTCAAGGCTTACCGGACGGAAATTTTGGCAGATCTGAATCTCTATGGGGAATTGCACCGCTTCATCCCCGCCCTAGCGTTTATTGAGGGAGCGACTATTTCTGAAATTCCCGTGCGGCACCATGCCCGCCAGTTTGGCAGCAGTAAATACGGCCTAGACCGGACGTTTCGGGTGCTGCTTGATCTGTTGACGGTGTGGTTTATGAAAAAATTCCTCACCCGCCCGATGCACGTTTTTGGCTACCTCGGCATTATTTTTATGCTCGTTGGTTTTATTTTGGGGGGCTATTTATCTGTCCTCAAGTTATTTCTCGGTCAAGCGATTGGCGATCGCCCTTTGTTGCTCCTGGTAGCGATCCTTTTATTAGCCGGGGTGCAACTCTTTGGTTTTGGCCTCTTGGGGGAACTGTTGATCCGCACCTACCACGAATCTCAAGGGCGGCCCATCTACCGGGTTCGTTCCATTGTTGGGCAGTCTAAACATTTTTCGGCCCAATAAAAAACTCCCCATTCCAGAGATGGAACAGAGAGTTGGGTGATTTGTATTTAAAAAATTTCGGGCAGTCTAGGCCGCAAACTTAATCTTCAGGAAATCTTCCTCTATCTTCGCCCCAGAGGGTTTTAACGCTGCGAGGGCTTGGGGAAGCACAAGGTTCCGACGGTGGTTACCGATACGAATATTCAGTTCATCGCCCGTTTTATTGAGCTGGATTTGCTCCTTGGGAATACCAGGAAGATAAAGTTCGAGGCTGTAACCGCCATCCCCTTGGATCATCCGCACCGTATCTTCTTTGTAATAGACCTGGGTCGGATCTTCCTCACCATAAAGGGTTTCCTTGAGTCGTTCGAGGGCCGCCAAACCGCATAATTCCTCCTGGTAGAGGGGCACTTCCTTCACGGGGAGGGGGTGGAAATTGTCGTGAATTTCTTGCTTATAGGTCTGTTGATTGTCTTTCCAGTTGGCGAAGAACGGGTCATTCACACTGTCGGGGATAATCCGGTTGGCCACCACCATATCCGTCGAAACGTTGTACAAACTCAGGTAAGCATGGGCGCGCAGGGATTCTTTGATTACCATTCGTTCTGGATTCGTCACAAGGCGCACGGAAGTAACGGTGTTATCGGTCAGCACTTTTTCGAGGGCTTCGATCTGCTCATAAAATTCATAGGGCGCATCCATCACCTCTTTATTCGGGAGAGAAAAACCCGTGAGGGGCTTCCAAATGGGTTCAACGAGGGGCCGCAAAGCCACGGACATCCCCTGGAGGGGCTTATAGAAACGGCGCATATACCAGCCGCCCACTTCCGGCAGACTCAATAAACGCAAAGCAGTACCCGTGGGGGCCGAGTCGATAATCAGGACATCGTAGGTGCCTTCGTCGTAGTGGCGCTTCATCCGCACCAACCCAAAAATTTCATCCATGCCAGGGAGAATTGCCAGTTCTTCGGCTTGGACACCGTCCAGGCCACGCGCTTGCAAAACTTCGGTAATGTAGCGTTTCACTGCGCCCCAGTTGCCTTCCAGCTCCCGCAGGGCATCGAGTTCTGCGCCCCAGAGGTTCGGTTTCACTTCGATGGGGTCGTGGCCAAGCTCCACATCAAAACTATCGGCGAGGGAGTGGGCGGGATCGGTACTGAGCACTAGGGTACGATAGCCTAACTCGGCACAGCGGAGTCCTGTAGCTGCTGCGACAGAGGTTTTGCCGACGCCTCCTTTTCCCGTCATTAAAATTACGCGCATGGTTGCGTTTGTCCTTTGCTGAGAGGTTTTTACATTTCTTTACTGATTATCTCCCATTGCCTCCGGTTTTCGCTATGGCTGGCTTTTTGGGGAAAGGCGATCGCCTTTATCAGAAACAGTATGGCAACAAAAAATCCCCAACTTTTCTAAAAAATTGAGGATGCATCCTAGAAAATATTATGAATCTAGTGGTTATCTGGTGCAGACATATCAAAGCGAATGCCCGCTTTTTTCCAAAGGCTAATGGCATAACGGAGCCGATCAACAGGGGCGATCAAACTCATCCGCACATAACCTTCCCCACCGGCCCCAAAAGCACTGCCTGGAGTAACCACCACGCCCGTCGTCCGCAACACATAGAGGGCAAAATCTGTAGAATTCATACTCGGCGGACAGGGCACCCAGAGATACATTGTCGCTTTGGAAGGTTTAATATTCCAGCCAATTTCCCCCAGGGCTTCGATCAGCGCATCACGCCGTTCCCGATAGCGTTCCTGCACCCCTTGGATATAACTATCCGGTAGTCCCAATGCTGCTTCAGCGGCCTTTTGGATCGCCGAGAAAATGCCGTAGTCCAAGTTGGTTTTTAGGGTGCGTAGACCTTGGATGATGTCTGCATTGCCGACGACGAAACCAACGCGCCAACCTGCCATGTTGTAGGTTTTTGAGAGAGTATGAAACTCCACGCCGATCTCGTTCCCTCCAGGAATTTCGAGCAAACTGGTGGGCTTGTAACCGTCAAAAGAAAGCTCGGCGTAGCACAGGTCATGGACGAGCATTACCTGATACTTGTGCGCCCACTCCACCACTTCCTCAAAGAAAGACCGAGGCGCAGTAGCAGTGGTGGGGTTGCTGGGGTAGTTGAAGTAGAGAATTTTGGCTTTTTTCGCCACTTCTTCGGGGATGCTGCTGAGATCAATCACCCAATCCTGTTCCGGCTTGAGGATAATTTCGTGGATCTTCGCGCCAGCAATTAATGGGCCGCGAAAATGAGCCGGATAGGCAGGACTCGGCACCAATACCGTATCTCCCGGATTCACGTAGGCGAGGGCCAAGTGAGCAAGACCTTCCTTCGACCCCAGAAGGGGCAGAGCTTCACTGTCGGGATTGAGTTCAACGGCATAGCGGCGTTTGTACCAAGTGGCGATCGCCTTACGAAAGCTCGCAGTCCCCTCAAAGGGCGGATACCCGTGAAATTGGGCCGTCTCAAAGGCGGCGATCGCCGCATCAATGGCTTCTTGTGGGGCGAACCCGTCTGGATTACCCATCCCCAAATCAATTAAATCAATACCCTGTTCCCGTGCCCGCGCTTTCAGCTCATCTAACCGGGCAAACACATAGGGCGGTAAAGCACTGAGACGATCTGCTCTCGTAATCCAATCTACACTCATCGAAGCCGGAAAAAATAGATAAAGGTATAGCCTATCATCATCGCACCGATAGTCCCCAGGATGTATTTTTCCTTAAAGAATTGCCGCCGAATTCGCTTACCATGGGTCTGCTCACCCTTTTAAAGACCTATTTTGAAACGCCGTCCCCGTTCTAGCTATTTCCAGTTATTGCCCTATCTCAAAGCCGAGCGGCTCACCATTGGCCAAGCCCTCATTTGTACCGTCGGTTTCACCGTTTTTTGGCCGATTTTGGCGATCCTGGCGGGTGATATGGCCAACGACATTGGTGCAGGGAATATCCAGGGTATTGTCAACTTAGCAGGCCAGGCCGCGATCATCTTTCTCATCCGAGGGGCGGTGCAATACGGCCAAGATACCCTGATGGCCAAGGCCGCCCTAAAAATTGCCCTCCAACTCCGCACCCAGGTTTATGGCCACCTCCATCGTCTCAGTTTGAATTACTTTGAGGGAGTAAAAACGGGGGATCTCTCCTACCGCCTCACGGAGGATGTAGACCGGGTTGGGGAAGTAATTAACAAAATTTTCCATCAGTTTGTACCCAGCATTCTCCAGTTGATCGTGGTGCTAGGCTATATGTTCTATGTCAACTGGCAACTCACCCTGGCGGCCTTGATTATTGGGCCATTGATGGCAATTCTGATTGGTTCCTTTGGGGAGAAACTCCTGGAGTTTTCCCGCCGCAGCCAAACCCGCACCTCCAACCTTTCTTCTCTATTAACTGAAGTTTTTAATGGGATTCGTCTTGTGCAAGCCTTTGCCGCTGAAGATTATGAGCTGCAACGGTTCACCGAGGAAGCCGAGCAAAACCGTCGCGCCAAGTTCCGTACTGCCCAGATTAAAGCCCTGCAATTTGTCGTGGTGGGTTTCCTGGAAGCGATGGCGGTGATTTTTCTGTTTTTCCTGGGGGGCTGGCAGATTGCCCAGGAAAATTTAACGGCGGCAGAGTTCGTCAGTTATGTGGCAGCAGTGGCCTTGCTGATTGACCCGATCCAAATTACCACCAGCAATTTCAACGAGTTTAAGGAAGGGGAAGCCTCCGTTGACCGGGTATTTGAACTGATGGCCGTGCAACCAACGATTTTAGAAGCAGCCGATGCCCAGACATTACCCGCTGTGACGGGAAAAGTAGACTATCAGAATGTTTCCTTTGCCTACGAAACAGATAAGCCAGTCTTAAAAAATATCAATTTGACAGTGCAACCGGGAGAAATGATTGCCCTGG
It encodes the following:
- a CDS encoding TRC40/GET3/ArsA family transport-energizing ATPase — encoded protein: MRVILMTGKGGVGKTSVAAATGLRCAELGYRTLVLSTDPAHSLADSFDVELGHDPIEVKPNLWGAELDALRELEGNWGAVKRYITEVLQARGLDGVQAEELAILPGMDEIFGLVRMKRHYDEGTYDVLIIDSAPTGTALRLLSLPEVGGWYMRRFYKPLQGMSVALRPLVEPIWKPLTGFSLPNKEVMDAPYEFYEQIEALEKVLTDNTVTSVRLVTNPERMVIKESLRAHAYLSLYNVSTDMVVANRIIPDSVNDPFFANWKDNQQTYKQEIHDNFHPLPVKEVPLYQEELCGLAALERLKETLYGEEDPTQVYYKEDTVRMIQGDGGYSLELYLPGIPKEQIQLNKTGDELNIRIGNHRRNLVLPQALAALKPSGAKIEEDFLKIKFAA
- a CDS encoding ABC transporter ATP-binding protein yields the protein MKRRPRSSYFQLLPYLKAERLTIGQALICTVGFTVFWPILAILAGDMANDIGAGNIQGIVNLAGQAAIIFLIRGAVQYGQDTLMAKAALKIALQLRTQVYGHLHRLSLNYFEGVKTGDLSYRLTEDVDRVGEVINKIFHQFVPSILQLIVVLGYMFYVNWQLTLAALIIGPLMAILIGSFGEKLLEFSRRSQTRTSNLSSLLTEVFNGIRLVQAFAAEDYELQRFTEEAEQNRRAKFRTAQIKALQFVVVGFLEAMAVIFLFFLGGWQIAQENLTAAEFVSYVAAVALLIDPIQITTSNFNEFKEGEASVDRVFELMAVQPTILEAADAQTLPAVTGKVDYQNVSFAYETDKPVLKNINLTVQPGEMIALVGSSGAGKTTLVNLLPRFYNPVAGRIFIDGIDTSTVTLKSLRQQIGIVPQETVLFSGTIAQNIAFGQTEFSLEQVEAAAKIANAHQFISEFSQGYHTYVGERGVNLSGGQRQRVAIARAVLLNPRILILDEATSALDAESEALVQEALERIMQDRTVFVIAHRLATVRSSDRIIVLDQGEIVESGTHEELLAHQGRYAQFHAQQFA
- a CDS encoding aspartate aminotransferase, encoding MSVDWITRADRLSALPPYVFARLDELKARAREQGIDLIDLGMGNPDGFAPQEAIDAAIAAFETAQFHGYPPFEGTASFRKAIATWYKRRYAVELNPDSEALPLLGSKEGLAHLALAYVNPGDTVLVPSPAYPAHFRGPLIAGAKIHEIILKPEQDWVIDLSSIPEEVAKKAKILYFNYPSNPTTATAPRSFFEEVVEWAHKYQVMLVHDLCYAELSFDGYKPTSLLEIPGGNEIGVEFHTLSKTYNMAGWRVGFVVGNADIIQGLRTLKTNLDYGIFSAIQKAAEAALGLPDSYIQGVQERYRERRDALIEALGEIGWNIKPSKATMYLWVPCPPSMNSTDFALYVLRTTGVVVTPGSAFGAGGEGYVRMSLIAPVDRLRYAISLWKKAGIRFDMSAPDNH
- a CDS encoding glycosyltransferase family 2 protein, whose protein sequence is MSSPAPITEAPTTTQTLSIVVPIYNEVESLPHLLQAIASVMQAHNYAYEIICVDDGSKDGSTALLKKLATEREDLRAIILRRNYGQTPAMAAGFQHAQGEIIISLDADLQNDPADIPNLLQKMNEGYDLVSGWRKERQDNQWTRLLPSKIANALIRRVTGVNLHDYGCSLKAYRTEILADLNLYGELHRFIPALAFIEGATISEIPVRHHARQFGSSKYGLDRTFRVLLDLLTVWFMKKFLTRPMHVFGYLGIIFMLVGFILGGYLSVLKLFLGQAIGDRPLLLLVAILLLAGVQLFGFGLLGELLIRTYHESQGRPIYRVRSIVGQSKHFSAQ